The genomic DNA CCCTCCTTTCGCTGACCCGACAATGTATCGAAGTTTCGCCGGTGCTCTTCAATACCTTACTTTTTACACGGTCTGATATCTCTTATGCTGTTCAACAGGTCTGTCTCTTCATGCATGATCCACATGAAAGCCATTTCACTGCCTTAAAACGAATCCTTCGATATGTTAAAGGCACCATTTCCCACGACCTTCAGCTTTACAAGTTGTCTGCCATGAATCTTGTCGCCTACTACGATGCCGATTGTGCTGGATGTCCTACGACTCGTCGGTCCACTTCagttttatgtattttcttcGGTGATAATCTCATTTCATGGTCAGCTAAGCGTCAGCACACAGTTTCTCGCTCTAGCGCGGAGGCTGAATATCGGGTGGTAACCAATGCGGTGGCCGAGATCTCGTGGTTGTGGAACCTTTTTCTAGAGATGCGCTGTCCGCTCCAGAAAACATCATTGGTCTTTTTATGATAACGTAAGCGCAGTCTATCTCTCGTCCAATCCAGTGCAACATCAACGAACGAAGCACGTTGAAATCGACAATCACTTTGTTCGCGAACACGTGGCTCTTGGACATATCAAGGTTCTTCATGTTCCCTCGTCACTCCATTTTGCCGATATCTTTACTAAAGGCCTGCCCACATCACTATTTCTCGACTTTCGGGCCACTCTGAGTGTTCGGGAACCTCCAGCTCGGACTGCAGGATATCTCATGAATATAGGAGTATCTCATATTTAGGCTTAGATTTATGTATATCAAATATAGAGTTAGCCTTATCTCTTTTTACACCATATATACTTCTATAATGATCAATATGAAAGGTACGGAGTTTACCTTGTTTCATAGTTATATcttattagtattaaaatatcaatatatatgcaCATGAAGATGTCTTAACCGATAAGGATGTCTTAACTGATAAAGATGCTCTAGATGAACAAGTGTTCTTAAGCTTATATTTGTTATTCTCTGATCCTTTTATTAATATGAAGTAATTTGGATTTCTTGATAGGATCACCGAACCCATGTTATCTAGCTTAATTACATCTAGATTGAACCGTTCAACCATGTCATTGTAACACTGGTAAGTGAGCTTTGATAAGGAATCGGAGTTCTCTTGACGAGGTCAGGAATTTCCTAATTATCACACTGCATGCTCTTTATTTGAATGGTACTAGACGTGCCTCCCCAATGCGATGTTGTCACATGCATGTCTCTTACGTAACTTTGCATTGAATAGTGTTTTGATTGGGTAAGGTCTGCGCGCATGCCATgcagtttggttttggatagtttgcatttgcatttaaTACTTGTCTGGGTTAAATATCGTCCTTTAGATTTGGAGATCCGTCATTAATACTTATATGTGAAAATATGTGAAACACGATCCTAATTTAGATAACTTGATGGATAAAGTCACATGTTACGACTCAATAGTGTAGTGTGGGTGAACTATTGAGTCGGACACATCGTACGCATGAACTTTTCCAAgtgctctatcttcttctgttgctcAGCCACAACTTTGGAGTGTTCTGCTTCACGAGCAGCAATCTCAGCATCACATTTTGTAGTATAGGCAACTTGTTCTTCAATTATACGATGAGCTTTCTTCACTTGATCTTGCAATGCTACAAACGATGACTCTCTTCGTTGATAGCTCTTGCCATTGAGAAGATCCTGAAGATGATCCTTGTGGCTTCCAAGTCTAAAAATATTACCTCGTGAATACTTCTCAGTggacttagaaaagaaaaaatgaaactgTTAGTTCTGAAAATGAAAGTTATGAAGACtctttaaatatagattgtgaAATTGTGAAAATGGTactttacctgaagaaagatggCCGTATAATCTTCTGCTGTGAGCTCCTGAGCTCGTGAAGGATCTGACTCGATCTCAGATATCTTAGCTTGTaagtgtgacaacccgtcccgttgaccccactagcccactgctagcttgcccccataggcccgaagctggccctgcagggcatcgatcctaacccctcactgggcaaatggaactattcatccaaatccacagtaggttattggtgcgccaggcgttcctcgaaccctggtccccaccctttaacaaccttcccacaggacaagctgtcaccaattgatgggaccagggttcgaggaacgcctggcgcaccaataacctactgtggatttggatgaatagttccatttgcccagtgaggggttaggatcgatgccctgcagggccagcttcgggcctatgggggcaagctagcagtgggctagtggggtcaacgggacgggttgtcacagtaagtttttctcataagttGAGAAGATCTTCTCGGCTTTTCGATCGACATACGTACCATCTAGCCTTGTATGTGTCTCTCtaaaaacctcaccaagactCACCAGTCTCCCAAGTTTCTCTTCCTGgaatgttacaaaaacaaaaaaaaagttaagacaTAAGTTAAAGTTACAAAAAAGGTTAAGACATAAGTTAAAGTTACTCACCAAGCCTTGTTTGACTTGTTGATACGATGTTGGCCCAGATAAATGCGAGTGTGGACCGAGACCATCACGGTCTGACATACGAGCATTGGAATAGATTTGACTCCTttcttgtgcttcttcagtatcCCACAGTGCAACCATTGTTTTACAGAGTTCACCCTCGATCCATTTAGGTTGCACTCGACTAATCCTAACGTCGCTTACCATGTTCTTCATCCGGCGTTGACATATCTCATAGAAAAAATGTTGCACTGTCCCTGTTATCAATGGATCCCAAGTGTGagttttctagcaaaaagaaaatatgattaaGTTAGTGATAAGCAACAATTAAAACCTATCTATGAATGATATATAACAGAAAACTATACCGCAAACTCAAGGAAGTATCTTTCTCGTCTATCCGGAGGTACACATGACCAATTATAGAATTcaccatcaaatttgtttgtaaaaatcttTGTTATCTTCCGCACCAGTTGTGATTTGATATCACGAGTAAACCTCATAACATAAGAATCAAGTCAAACCTCTGAACTGGAGATATCCCAGAATCATGCAAAGGATTCGATTGAACCGGTGGATTGTTCTGGACTTCTGGTAATGACCTAGCTGGTTGGTCTTCTCGGCTTCAATTCACGGAATTCTCAAACAGGATTTGTGGCGGTGGATAGTTTCTGACCTGCGGTGCGGCTGACGTCGATAGTTGGGGGGAAATGCGGACTTGTTCTTAAGGCGTCTGAGGTGTTGGATTTTGAGCCGCCGGCGTGAAGTTGTACTGCGGCGGTAGAGGATTGACTTTTTGAACCTTCAACGTAGGGTTTGAGCCACCGGGTCTGAGAGAAGCGTTGGGGACATTCCTTTTTCGTCCAGACTTCTTAACCGGCATCGTAGAAGACTGAGAGAATCGGCGATTGCGTcgatgagagattgagagaaacgGCGAAGAATGGTGAGAAATCAAAAatgagagattagggtttgagcATTAGGGTTAGGTCGTTTGTTTATGGGCTGGACCACGTAAATGGATTCCCGGGCTTGTTTAGtcccaaaatgttttaaaattagtcGCTGATGAGTTGGtatgtgattttattttaacaaattgGGCTTCTCTTGTAGTCCAAAACCTAGTCCAACACGTAATAAACATGTTTAAACCCAATATTCTGTAGTTAATCACTTATTAGTCGCGAATCTGTAGccatatttaattttagagaaacatataatttagtttagtTTCCATATTATTTGAAATCTGCtacttatatatacactaaataatatattgatcacttaaaaattacaaaacattagtTACATATAAACTTAAAGAATGTGAATATCTAATAGTATATGAAGAATGTaaacatggatatatatatatatatatatatatatatatataaacttaaaaacatTAGTGGCATATAAACATTAGTTACATATAAACCAATTCACATCTGCagtaatagatatatatatataaacttaaaaacatTAGTGACATATAAACATTAGTTACATATAAACCAATTCACATCTGCAGTAatagaaaacaattaataagACATGCTGCACCTAAACATAAGTATAGATATGAGAATGCAAACACATGATTCTTGTATTTATAGTTAATATGTGAAGAATACCACAAAATTggtgactatttagcgactacaTATTTTGGTATgcaatatattcataaattagtcgctaaattacgaCTAAATTAGCGACAACATTATGTAGTCGTCAAAAAACGACTGATATACGACCAAATATATGTAGTCGTAACATAGTTGCTATATAGTTGCTACTTAGTCGCCTAAAATGACGACTACATAAATAGTCGCCAACTGTATTCgtaaaatccatgttttcttgtagtgataagCTTTCACATATTGAATAAAATTCACTCTCATCGTGCTAAgagaatatattttgttaacttttttttttgttctcttagaTAATTTCGTTTGATTTATTATGAAGAtaatttaaagagtttttattaGTTCATTAATTTTAACTTagttcaaaatctaaaaataaaatacgtGCTATTGTATTCTTAGTTTTGAAATTCTTGTCGaacatgttatttatttattgatgttGAAATTCtagttaaaatattatgttattcatttacatcatttaatgatttttattttgcttcaaAATTTACATCAGTTTTTAAATGGACtcgaaaataaatttatacagATTGAAATGTCTATACATGAGTTAACCATGTTATTTCAAAGCCCATATTTCtgatttcaaaataaatgaaaaatttcaaataacatttgaatttataaattaaaggaCCAATAATTATGACACATAATTTCAGTTTACCGACCTTTTTAAATAATAGCAAGatgaatcaaatattaaaatatatctcAAGATGGAT from Camelina sativa cultivar DH55 chromosome 2, Cs, whole genome shotgun sequence includes the following:
- the LOC109126397 gene encoding uncharacterized protein LOC109126397, giving the protein MTACNPYLTPVDTKPNSLRLTALLSLTRQCIEVSPVLFNTLLFTRSDISYAVQQVCLFMHDPHESHFTALKRILRYVKGTISHDLQLYKLSAMNLVAYYDADCAGCPTTRRSTSVLCIFFGDNLISWSAKRQHTVSRSSAEAEYRVVTNAVAEISWLWNLFLEMRCPLQKTSLVFL